The following coding sequences are from one uncultured Cohaesibacter sp. window:
- a CDS encoding MerR family transcriptional regulator produces MKIGDLSEKTGLSVHTIRYYEKIGLMPDAHRDAGGRRQYGLEITTWLTFLKHLKTTGMGIKDMVRYARLRAEGPHTAPERRQMLEDQKAKVVAQIQSLEATLPVLDKKIAIYHDMEQAHIMEASHDRSTRTIPRVRSSNQRA; encoded by the coding sequence ATGAAGATTGGCGATCTATCTGAAAAGACGGGTCTTTCCGTCCATACCATCCGTTATTACGAGAAGATCGGGCTGATGCCCGATGCCCATCGGGATGCGGGCGGTCGTCGCCAATATGGTCTGGAGATCACCACCTGGCTTACCTTCCTCAAACATCTGAAGACGACCGGAATGGGCATCAAGGACATGGTCCGCTATGCCCGCCTACGGGCCGAAGGCCCGCATACTGCGCCCGAACGCCGCCAGATGCTGGAAGACCAGAAGGCCAAGGTGGTCGCCCAGATCCAAAGTCTTGAGGCCACCCTTCCTGTGCTCGACAAGAAAATCGCAATCTATCACGATATGGAACAAGCCCATATCATGGAGGCATCCCATGACCGAAGCACAAGAACAATCCCGCGTGTCCGCTCCTCAAACCAGCGCGCTTGA
- a CDS encoding alpha/beta fold hydrolase: MRTALFFVLILIWASFPALADGPAGFRKLTVANTTVRVWYPAAQSVVNGSAGPITMVAENKVFVGVPVIEDAPLEEKPHPLAILSHGYSGLWRNQAWLAERMAREGFIVASFNHAGTSFNDMKDDWAKNLTERPHQVSTVLTALLKGDVLGSQIDRQQISVVGHSLGGSTALMLAGGEFDPARLLDACGEDETKLVCTTYRKGGLDRLMAPASAVDDRIASVVLLELEGIRGFTPESLRALDRPVLALVAGMEDPALPIDWEGRQQAALLPASISRYAEVIGATHFSFMSQCKPGAEELLADEAFVCSGETLSREQLHETVAGMVISFLRSGRTLVSALQTP; encoded by the coding sequence ATGCGTACAGCTCTCTTCTTTGTCCTGATCCTGATCTGGGCGTCCTTTCCTGCTTTGGCTGACGGTCCTGCCGGTTTTCGCAAGCTGACAGTTGCAAACACGACCGTTAGGGTCTGGTATCCAGCGGCACAAAGCGTTGTCAACGGATCGGCCGGTCCGATCACAATGGTGGCCGAGAACAAGGTCTTTGTCGGGGTGCCCGTTATCGAGGATGCTCCTCTTGAAGAAAAGCCACACCCTTTGGCGATCCTCTCCCACGGTTACAGTGGCTTGTGGCGCAATCAGGCATGGCTCGCGGAACGCATGGCGAGGGAGGGGTTCATCGTTGCCTCCTTCAATCATGCCGGTACGAGTTTCAACGACATGAAGGATGACTGGGCCAAAAACCTGACCGAGCGCCCGCATCAGGTCTCAACGGTCCTCACCGCGCTGCTGAAGGGCGATGTTTTGGGTTCACAAATCGATCGGCAGCAGATCAGCGTGGTCGGCCATTCTCTGGGCGGGTCAACGGCGCTGATGCTGGCCGGGGGAGAGTTCGATCCGGCCCGACTGCTGGATGCCTGTGGCGAAGATGAGACCAAACTCGTCTGCACAACATATCGCAAGGGCGGACTTGACCGCTTGATGGCCCCGGCATCGGCGGTAGACGACCGGATTGCCTCCGTTGTCCTGCTGGAGCTGGAAGGCATACGGGGCTTCACACCGGAAAGCTTGAGGGCTCTGGATCGCCCTGTTCTGGCGCTGGTGGCCGGGATGGAAGATCCCGCTCTGCCCATTGATTGGGAAGGCCGCCAACAGGCTGCCCTTTTGCCCGCTTCGATCAGCCGTTATGCCGAAGTGATCGGCGCAACGCATTTTTCCTTCATGAGCCAGTGCAAGCCGGGAGCGGAAGAGCTGTTGGCGGATGAAGCCTTCGTCTGTTCGGGAGAAACGCTCTCGCGAGAGCAGTTGCACGAAACTGTCGCCGGGATGGTGATCAGCTTCCTGCGGTCCGGTAGGACGTTGGTGTCTGCCCTGCAAACGCCTTGA